ATACACCGTCCTCGATCAGTGGCACACGACCGAGCTGGCCGGATACAACACGATTCGCGCATTTGAAATGAAGATGGCGGAGGCCTTCATGTCCGCGTTCGACCAGGAGTCGATCGGTGAGTTCGCGACGGCCATGAAGAGCAGTGCGCCCGGCATGATCGATGCCATGGGAGAGGCTTTCAAGGAGCTGGGTGATATTGAAGGCATGGTCGTGCGATCGTCGATTCACATGGTTCAGGTGCCTCCCGATCAGACGTTCAATCTGGAAGCCGTGCTCGAGGATAGTGCCACTCAGCCGACGCAGATGGATCCGACGACGCCAAGGGCGATGTACACAATCATGAACGAAATCGGTGACCTTACGACCCAGCCGATCGACATGATCATGTTCAATCCGCCAACGGACGGCTACGAGCAGGTGGAGTCGCCAATGAAGCGGGCGATGGAGATGATGCAGGAGGGTCAGGTGGACGCCGGCCAGTAGTCCGCGGCGAACCCGGAAGTCGGATACCGCCAGGCTACGGAAACGGAACGTACGGAACGGTGTCTTCGTCCGGCACGAGGTACTGCTGCCTGAGCTCCGTCAGTCGTTGTCTCAACTCGGCGACAACCGGAGCGTAGTCGGGGTCGTCGTACACGCTCTGCATCTCTTCGGGGTCCTTGTTCAGGTCGAACAGTTCCCACTCGTCGATCTCGTAGTAGTGGATCAGCTTGTAGTCGTGCGTCCGAACCCCGTAGTGCCGGCGCACCATGTGCCATCCCGGGTACTCGAAGTACTGGTAGTAGATCGCGTCCCTCCAGTCGGCCGGGGTCTGGCCTTTGAGAAGCGGAACGAGGCTTTCACCCTGCATCGCATCGGGCGCATCCACGCCCGCGAGATCCAGGAATGTCTCGGCGAGGTCAAGGTTCTGGACGAGGTCTGGATTGCGGCTGCCCGCCGCGACAGCGCCCGGCCATCTGACGAGCATCGGCGTGCGGAGAGATTCCTCATACATCCATCTCTTGTCGTACCAACCGTGATCTCCCAGATAGAATCCCTGATCCGACGTGTAGACGACGACGGTGTTGTCGGCTAAGCCTTCGCGATCGAGATACTCGAGCACGCGTCCAAGATTATCGTCGATCGCGGCAACGGCTCGCAGATAGTCCTTGATGTATCGCTGATACTTCCAGCGGGTCAGCTCGTCGCCTTCCAGTCCGGCCGCCTCAAAGGCGGCGTTCTTCGGGTCGTAGGCTGCATTCCATGTCTCCAGTTGCTCTTCGGTGAGATCGGAGGGCGCCTCGAACTTGAGATCGCGATCGGTCAGATGGTGGGCGATCGTCATCTCCTGTGTCTTCGCCGCTGAAGTCCGTCCCTCGTAATCATCAAACAGATCGGCGGGCTCCGGGATTTCGCGATCGTCGTACATCGACAGGTGATCCGGGCCTGGATCCCACCATCTGTGAGGGGCCTTGTGCTGATACATCAGCATGAATGGCTTATTGCGATCGCGGCCACCCGCGAGCCACTCGAGGACGCGGTCCGTAATGATGTCCGTGGTGTACCCGGTGTACGCAACCGTATCCGATTCGGTGTACAATATGGGATTGTAGTATGGACCCTGGCCGCGCAGCACTTCAAAATGATCGAAGCCTTCGGGCCGGCTCTTCAAATGCCACTTGCCCATCATCACGGTCTGGTACCCCGCTTCACGAAGTAGCTTCGGAAATGTCAGCTTTGTCGGGTGTAGTTCTTCTCGATTTGTCGGGACTCCGTTCAGGTGCCCGAACTGCCCGGTGAGGATGGTCGCGCGACTCGGGCCGCAAATCGAGTTGGTCACAAACGCGTTCTCGAACAGCATGCCCTCTGTGGCAATCCGATCGATATTCGGTGTTTCGTTAATCACCGAACCGTAGGCGCTCACTGCGTGTGAGGCGTGGTCGTCGGCAAAGACGAAGAGTATGTTGGGTGGCGTTGGCGTCGGCCGGCAACCTGTGAGTGCGAGGGCGACGGCGACAAGCGCGAGGGAGAAAGCGCGGAAGGAGGTGTGCACGATTGTGCTATTCCGGCGCGTCCCCCTTGGGTCGTGAAGGATCGTCATGATCGAGAGTCGGTAAGCGATGTTAGCGGAGGACCTGTCAGGTCGACGGGTCGGGGAAGATACAAGAAAGTTGACGGGACATCGCCGGGGGCGTCACGGCGACTGGTGGAGAGGCATCGGTCTTAACGGCAGTCGCGGTGTCAATCCCGTTTTCCAAGTACCGCGGTCATGTCGATCAGCTTGCCGTCCCGGCGCACCTGAATCGCGACCGAGTCTCCGGGAACGTGCTCGCGCAGGGCTACCGCATAGTCGTTGATGCTCATCACGTCTTTGCCACCGAAACG
The DNA window shown above is from Rhodothermales bacterium and carries:
- a CDS encoding sulfatase, which codes for MTILHDPRGTRRNSTIVHTSFRAFSLALVAVALALTGCRPTPTPPNILFVFADDHASHAVSAYGSVINETPNIDRIATEGMLFENAFVTNSICGPSRATILTGQFGHLNGVPTNREELHPTKLTFPKLLREAGYQTVMMGKWHLKSRPEGFDHFEVLRGQGPYYNPILYTESDTVAYTGYTTDIITDRVLEWLAGGRDRNKPFMLMYQHKAPHRWWDPGPDHLSMYDDREIPEPADLFDDYEGRTSAAKTQEMTIAHHLTDRDLKFEAPSDLTEEQLETWNAAYDPKNAAFEAAGLEGDELTRWKYQRYIKDYLRAVAAIDDNLGRVLEYLDREGLADNTVVVYTSDQGFYLGDHGWYDKRWMYEESLRTPMLVRWPGAVAAGSRNPDLVQNLDLAETFLDLAGVDAPDAMQGESLVPLLKGQTPADWRDAIYYQYFEYPGWHMVRRHYGVRTHDYKLIHYYEIDEWELFDLNKDPEEMQSVYDDPDYAPVVAELRQRLTELRQQYLVPDEDTVPYVPFP